In one Eulemur rufifrons isolate Redbay chromosome 14, OSU_ERuf_1, whole genome shotgun sequence genomic region, the following are encoded:
- the LOC138394527 gene encoding small integral membrane protein 30-like yields the protein MTSVSTRLLSVLISLPLVLPVVEAVEAGGAAALLSAVVLSTCACLGAYVRRRQGQM from the coding sequence ATGACTTCAGTTTCAACACGATTGCTCTCGGTCCTCATTTCACTGCCTTTGGTGCTGCCTGTGGTCGAGGCAGTGGAAGCCGGAGGTGCAGCTGCTCTCCTGTCAGCTGTGGTTCTCAGCACTTGTGCTTGCTTGGGGGCGTATGTACGGAGGAGACAGGGACAGATGTGA